DNA from Brassica napus cultivar Da-Ae chromosome C4, Da-Ae, whole genome shotgun sequence:
ATGTAGCATTTGTCCTTTCCAAGCATATCTTTGTTCAAAGAACTTGTTTCAGTTGGATGTAGATTCCCCCGAGTATCTATCCTGTTTGTTCATATGATGGTCTCTTTTAAAAACATccttttaaacaaataaattaaacaaaaatcttTACCATAACAGTTTTGCACATGTGGTTGGAGTCTGTTCTTGGTTTGTAGAAGATGAACACTTTGGAATGGGAGCATAACCACCAAAGAAAGTCCAGAACTCACCAGCATCTGCATCACCTAAAAACTTCCCATCCTCTACAAGAAACTAAAatgattaattgttttttttttccagtacTTTTATTGAGTTTGCTTAAGAGGagggaaaaaaaatctaaccgATAGTGGCGACCTGACACCTTCCTGCATGCTTGTTATCCTTTATGTATTCGACAACCTCCAAGGCTTTAGCCTTCTCCTGAGTGCTTGAGTTGCAACCGGCAAAGAGGAACACTTTTGATGCGGTATCGAGAACGAACACATCGTCATGGTTCAGTGATGACCGTAGAAAAGGCACCTTGTGTACATCAAAATCAATCAACCATTAATGAATAGCTTGAAGCCTAAACATGTCAAGCCTAAACATGTCAAGCCTCATCATATACCTCTTTAACACGAACAGCATGGTCTCCTTTGCACATTAGTAAGGTGACAGGGTATGTCTCTTcggccaaaccattttgtgGTGAATACTTCCCTTCAAGGGGTATGATACAAGGTTTGAAGTATGAGAGGAACTTCTCAGTCTCTTGACCTTGAACTTCACGGTACTGAACCGTACAACATCCAAGTGCTGCATCTAACTCTAGTGCTTTGTCAGATGCCAAAACTGAGTCCaccttcagattttttttttaaaaataggtaACAATCTTTAGTTATACCATATACATTAAAACAGTTgtcaagaagatgaagaagcaaaAACCTCAGTTGCATCATGTCCTAGCCAATAGTGAATGTCATACTGAGGAGATCCGATCTTCCGCAAAGCCGTCTATACATCACACACAGAAACTAAGTATTATTTAGCACACCACTTGAAATTTCAAATCTAAGTCAGAGATGCATCTTACGCTGAGAAGAAGGTAAGCATTTCCAGAGTGGAATCTTCCGAAAGAAGACTTGGGGATCGATATAAGCTGATTATTGAAGATGCACCAAACCTCCAGGCCACTAAAAAAGGGTACAAGCATAAGAGGAAAGAGACAAACTATCTTCTTCTCGTAGATcgcattaaaaagaaaagaagcgtACCCTTTAGTTCCAACACCTTGAAATGCAGAATCAATGTCTTTGCTTAGCCTAAACATTTTGTTATCTCATCTTCCTACAAGGCTACAACACTGTAACGCTTAATTAATCtgaaaaatcataaaaccaaagaaaagaagaagagtaaACATCAATCACACAACAGAACAACAACAGTGTTGTTCTAACCAACGCCGTTACATTTATATTtacgttttctttttttcttgttcctgCATATGCACGCAAACCTACTCTAACAACACAATTTATCTCTTAGTTTCCCAATTTCTAAAGAAAATCTCATATAACGCCGAAGAAGATCTCTTACAAGAATGATGTGAATCGAAACGTAAATAgcattaaaaacatagaactgACACTAATTACTAGCAATTAATAGAGAAACTGGAGATGATTGTTTAGATTTTTGAATACTTACAGAGATGAGATGAGGGCAGAAAGGATAGGAGAAGAAAACAAGAGATTTCAAAAGCTGAAGAGGAAGCAGCGGCCAAACAAACAGATgagtaaataattataatgcCTTTTTTTTATCTCTGCTGCATGCCACTTTGTGGGGGCCCCACCACAAGGTTTCATTTCAAAGTAGACATAAAAACACGCCTTTTTGGTTGGATTtctttgtattattattttaattttgcaacccatatatgtataattgtatatatatatatattttttttttctttctatagaTACTGAAATTTAATATATGGAGTATATCTTAATTGGCTGGAAcatataaatttacaaaaaaaaaattgttgccttatatttgttatttttcatAATATCCATAATTTCagtgaaagaaaacaaattcaTAACTAATTTAAGAGAAATTATTGACTTTTGTCAGCATTttgttctcttttgtttttgaacaACTGCATTTTGTGTTCTCATTAGTAATAGATTACagaataaaatctataaattaagtGTAATATTCACCAAAATACTaattattagtattattttaacttttagaaACTCAAGGAAAGTCTTCATTATCATCCAAAAGTTACTTTCAGTATAAACTCTttgaattatttcaaaaaaaggGAAGATGGAAACAATGATTTTCACTTTTTATACTTGATCCAAACCTTTCGCTGGTGGAAAGTAAGATCTCAGGACACTGTATCTAATGATCTACTCAAATTGTCTTTTGTATAACTCTAGTGTAAACCTTTTAAACATAAACGTATGAAAAAATAGAGACAGCAGCCAACCAACAAACCATACTTCAAAATCCAAAGATGGATGGAGGAACATACCAAGAGGATCCCTCCAGGATCCAATAGATGAAGACTAGTTTGATGATGGCGACACACAACGAGCACTCATTGGCTGATGATGGCTCTTAACATTCCCAAATgctgtgatatatatatatatatatatatcctggGATTCAACAAACTATCAAAGGTCCAAAATGATTAGAAAAATGACAGTTCTGGTAACTAATGGTACAGAGAGGAAGTCCATATATCATTACAGTCTACAGTGATGATCATATGATATGATTGcaatacaaaattttgacaataaaaacaatctGAAACTTTCACCAGAAATCGTTACAAGAACACTGCCCATTTCTGAAATGGTGAAACCGATACCGATCCCTCACTATGATCTCTCTATCATAGAGCTGAGATATCATCTTAGCAACTGAGTGACAATCTCCACACACCCTTAGATTCTTAATCACCCTAATCGCCTTAGGAGCCTCCGTTGATATCAGTCCATAACAAATCGCCAACTTCTCACTGTGCAGATTCAGAGACTGCTCCttcatctcttcttcatcaataATCTGCAAGACCTGAGACATCTCTGGCTCATAGCCATTCGCTTTCAACCTCTCCATAACCTCGTTTAACTTCCCGTACACCTTCTCACACATTGGGTGCTCGTTGTCTCCCGAGAGAAACTCGTGGATCGTCCCATCTATCTCAATCGAGCTGCATCCTGGCTCTTTTTTAAGTCCGGTGACTCTCATGTGCTTCCTCAGCTCAGAAACGCTTTCCCATTTCCCGGACTTAGCGTATATGTTTGATAACAACACGTGTGCGCCGTCATTCCTAGGTTCGAGCTCAAGCAAACGTGTACAAGCCATTTCAGCGAGACTCAGATTGGCGTGGATCTTACAAGCTCCTAGAAGCGCTCCCCAGACAGACGCACTTGGAGGAATCGGCAtcgcttcaatgaacttcacagcTTTTTCTAGATAACCCGAGCGACCAAGAACGTCAACTATACAAGCGTAATGCTTTTCCTGAGGGACAATACCATAACTCGATTccatttctttaaataataacTCAGCCTCATCTACCAAACCACTATGACTACAAGCACAGAAGACATTGGTGAAAGTCACACCGTTAGGCTTCACATTAGCTTCCtgcattttataaaacatatccaAGGCTTCGTTTCCACATCCGTGCATCGCTAAGCCACCAATCATCGCGCTCCACACAAACACATCTCTCCTCTCTACGGAACTGAACACCTCACGCGCCTTTTCAAGATCTCCGCATTTAGAGTACATATGAATCAACGCACTCGTAACGTAAAAATTCAACCTAATGCCGTGCTTTTTGATGTAGCTATGGATCCATCTACCCAACTCCAGTGCCCCTACCTGCGCACAAGCCGATAAAGTACTCACCAGCGTGATCTGATTCAGCTTTATGTTCTTCTGAAGCTGCAGCTCATGGAACACTAGAAGCGCCTCGTTAGGCTTACCGTTCTGCTCATAAGCAGATATAAGAGCATTCCAAGCAACTATATCCTTCTTAGGCATAGAGTTAAGAACCTCTCTAGCCGCTTCGTAGTCTTCCAAAATCGCATACCCATCAAGCATTGTCGTCCACGTGACGTTATCCCTCTCCTCCATGCCATCAAACAGCCGTTTCGCGTCCTCTATGCTTCCACACTTTGTGTACATATCAAGCATCGCGTTAGCCAACGTCAAGTTCACGTTCACTCTGTTTTCTTCTATGTAAGAACAAACCCTCCTCCCGAACTCAAGATTCCGCGTCTTTGCACAAGCGGACAAGACGCCAACCATCGTGACGTGACTCGCCTTAACGTCCTCCGACTCCATCTTCTTGAAAAGCTCCAAGGCCTTATCTGGAGAGCCCTTCTGCACAAACCCTGTAATCATCGAGTTCCAAGAAACCACGTCCTTTTCTTGAATCGTGGTAAACACTTTACAAGCAGAATCCAAATCCCCGCAGGAGAAGTAACAATGTATCAAAGAATTGGCCACGAAGACGTCGCATCCGACGGCTGATTTAACAGCCATCCCGTGAAGGGATTGGCCCAGAGATAAAGAAGAAACTTCTGCGGCCGCTTTGATGAGGAAAGGGAAAGTGTACTTGTTCGGACCGAACTGGCCGTCCGAAACCATGTCCAAGAAGA
Protein-coding regions in this window:
- the LOC106396637 gene encoding pentatricopeptide repeat-containing protein At2g29760, chloroplastic, whose translation is MASFSTAQPLSLPRHPTFSNPSQPMTNNDRSRHTLSLIDRCSNLRQLKQIHAQMVRTGLFNDPYSASKLFAISALSHFASLDYACKVFDQIPQPNSFTWNTLIRAYASGPDPLRSISVFLDMVSDGQFGPNKYTFPFLIKAAAEVSSLSLGQSLHGMAVKSAVGCDVFVANSLIHCYFSCGDLDSACKVFTTIQEKDVVSWNSMITGFVQKGSPDKALELFKKMESEDVKASHVTMVGVLSACAKTRNLEFGRRVCSYIEENRVNVNLTLANAMLDMYTKCGSIEDAKRLFDGMEERDNVTWTTMLDGYAILEDYEAAREVLNSMPKKDIVAWNALISAYEQNGKPNEALLVFHELQLQKNIKLNQITLVSTLSACAQVGALELGRWIHSYIKKHGIRLNFYVTSALIHMYSKCGDLEKAREVFSSVERRDVFVWSAMIGGLAMHGCGNEALDMFYKMQEANVKPNGVTFTNVFCACSHSGLVDEAELLFKEMESSYGIVPQEKHYACIVDVLGRSGYLEKAVKFIEAMPIPPSASVWGALLGACKIHANLSLAEMACTRLLELEPRNDGAHVLLSNIYAKSGKWESVSELRKHMRVTGLKKEPGCSSIEIDGTIHEFLSGDNEHPMCEKVYGKLNEVMERLKANGYEPEMSQVLQIIDEEEMKEQSLNLHSEKLAICYGLISTEAPKAIRVIKNLRVCGDCHSVAKMISQLYDREIIVRDRYRFHHFRNGQCSCNDFW